A stretch of Deinococcus aquiradiocola DNA encodes these proteins:
- a CDS encoding PH domain-containing protein, translated as MTAPTDLVRVPVAPAFTRRATWPLLRALGAALLVLLGVLLVVPPLLGYPRYEVRGGTLTVRSLATHRILPASTPAQRVTLPPLTRAMGTRAVGRDGTGTCVGRFRDASGQRYELYTDCSADALVFRVPGRPLLAVTPDDPAAFLAALQNGGTGTFGTPRHGVPPGSWLGALPLFVLAALLLWPWPPLQYRLTPDALEVRRRLGVDRLPYAGLSVRPARSRLGVRLVGTGLPGYHTGLYATADGQVMAVATSTRAPGLLLTSGHATYYLTPADPHALTAELRARGATLLNE; from the coding sequence ATGACGGCCCCCACCGACCTCGTCCGCGTTCCCGTGGCCCCGGCCTTCACGCGCCGCGCCACCTGGCCCCTGCTGCGTGCCCTGGGGGCCGCCCTGCTCGTGCTGCTGGGCGTGCTGCTGGTGGTGCCGCCCCTGCTCGGCTACCCGCGCTACGAGGTGCGCGGCGGGACGCTCACCGTCCGCAGCCTCGCCACGCACCGCATCCTCCCGGCGAGCACGCCCGCGCAGCGCGTCACACTGCCGCCCCTCACGCGCGCCATGGGCACGCGCGCGGTCGGGCGGGACGGCACCGGGACGTGCGTGGGCCGCTTCCGTGACGCGTCCGGGCAGCGGTACGAGCTGTACACCGACTGCTCGGCGGACGCCCTGGTGTTCCGCGTGCCGGGCCGCCCGCTGCTCGCGGTCACGCCGGACGACCCGGCCGCGTTCCTCGCTGCCCTGCAGAACGGCGGGACCGGCACCTTCGGGACGCCCCGGCACGGCGTCCCGCCGGGCAGCTGGCTGGGCGCGCTGCCGCTGTTCGTGCTGGCCGCCCTGCTGCTGTGGCCATGGCCACCCCTGCAGTACCGCCTGACGCCGGACGCGCTGGAGGTCCGCCGCCGCCTGGGCGTGGACCGCCTCCCGTACGCGGGCCTGAGCGTCCGGCCCGCCCGCAGCCGCCTCGGGGTGCGGCTCGTCGGGACGGGCCTGCCCGGCTACCACACCGGCCTGTACGCCACGGCCGACGGGCAGGTGATGGCGGTCGCCACCTCCACCCGCGCGCCCGGCCTGCTTCTCACGAGCGGGCACGCCACGTACTACCTGACGCCCGCCGACCCGCACGCCCTGACGGCCGAACTGCGCGCGCGGGGCGCTACACTCCTGAACGAGTGA
- a CDS encoding YqjF family protein, with translation MTRSFPVPDRPWVLQMRWLELCFMHWAVDADVVARALPDGVTLDTWDGRAYLGVVPFRMEGIHPRFTFDVPGLSAFPELNLRTYVTVNGVPGVWFFSLDAAQKIGVRLARTFFHLPYMDARMWTRREGDVIAYASARTHVGAPPARFGAAYRPVGEVFTARPGSLEDWLTSRYALFSADGRGRVFRGDIHHGPWPLQGAEATLGVNTMAEQIGVRLEGEPHLLYSERLDVHAWPIVRA, from the coding sequence ATGACGCGTTCCTTCCCTGTCCCTGATCGTCCGTGGGTACTGCAGATGCGGTGGCTGGAACTGTGCTTCATGCACTGGGCAGTGGACGCGGACGTGGTGGCGCGCGCCCTGCCGGACGGCGTGACGCTCGACACCTGGGACGGCAGGGCGTACCTGGGCGTGGTGCCGTTCCGGATGGAAGGCATCCACCCGAGGTTCACCTTCGACGTGCCGGGCCTGTCCGCGTTCCCGGAACTGAACCTGCGGACGTACGTGACGGTGAACGGCGTGCCGGGCGTGTGGTTCTTCAGTCTGGACGCCGCGCAGAAGATCGGCGTGCGGCTCGCGCGGACGTTCTTTCACCTGCCGTACATGGACGCGCGCATGTGGACGCGCCGCGAGGGAGACGTGATCGCGTACGCGAGCGCCCGGACGCATGTGGGCGCGCCGCCCGCCCGGTTCGGGGCCGCGTACCGCCCGGTGGGCGAGGTGTTCACGGCGCGGCCCGGGTCACTGGAGGACTGGCTGACCAGCCGGTACGCGCTGTTCAGCGCGGACGGGCGGGGGCGCGTGTTCCGGGGCGACATTCATCACGGGCCGTGGCCGCTGCAGGGGGCGGAGGCGACCCTGGGCGTGAACACCATGGCCGAGCAGATCGGCGTGCGGCTGGAGGGCGAGCCGCACCTGCTGTACTCGGAACGGCTGGACGTGCACGCCTGGCCGATCGTGCGCGCCTGA